In a single window of the Anaerocolumna cellulosilytica genome:
- a CDS encoding flavodoxin family protein, whose protein sequence is MRMIIHDLDGTVLNKISKSAGEDIVITDDGSLHPCIGCFGCWIKTPAVCVIRDKYQNMGELISKCEEVIIISKCCYGGYSPVVKNVLDRSISYIHPYFRIVNKEMHHKQRYQRSFQLRVIFYGEDMTDNEKKTAKYLVRANSLNLSCQVKEVLFCKNPLELEVV, encoded by the coding sequence ATGCGGATGATTATACATGATTTGGACGGTACAGTACTAAATAAGATAAGTAAGAGTGCAGGAGAAGATATTGTTATTACAGATGATGGGAGTCTTCACCCTTGCATTGGTTGTTTTGGCTGTTGGATTAAGACTCCGGCAGTATGCGTTATTAGGGATAAGTATCAGAATATGGGGGAACTAATTTCAAAATGTGAAGAGGTAATTATAATTAGCAAATGTTGTTACGGAGGTTATAGTCCGGTCGTAAAAAATGTACTGGATAGAAGTATTTCGTATATTCATCCGTATTTTCGTATTGTAAATAAGGAAATGCACCATAAACAAAGATACCAACGTTCTTTTCAGCTACGTGTAATTTTTTATGGTGAGGACATGACGGATAATGAAAAGAAAACGGCAAAGTATCTGGTACGAGCAAATAGTTTAAATCTGTCCTGTCAGGTTAAGGAGGTTCTTTTCTGCAAGAATCCTCTGGAATTGGAGGTGGTATGA
- a CDS encoding DMT family transporter produces MQNHNLKGHAAAFFTVIIWGTTFISTKVLLKTFTPLEILFIRFIIGYLALWLIAPRKLKLQTKKHELLFLASGLCGVTLYFLFENIALTITLASNVGVIVSIAPIFTAVFAHFFLEGERLKSSFFVGFLTAILGIFLISYNGSSVLKLNPIGDILAVLAAIVWGGYSVFSKKISNLGYPTIEATRRIFFYGILSMLPAFLFLPVSNEIDRFANPIHLLNLLYLGFGASALCFVTWNLAAKLLGAVKASVYIYIIPVVTVITSVIILKEKITLMAGVGTLLTILGLFLSEKKGRSLKTSD; encoded by the coding sequence ATGCAAAACCACAACCTAAAAGGTCACGCAGCCGCTTTTTTCACGGTAATTATCTGGGGAACTACTTTCATCTCCACCAAGGTATTATTAAAGACTTTTACACCCTTGGAAATTCTCTTTATCCGGTTTATAATCGGTTACCTAGCTTTATGGCTCATAGCTCCCAGAAAACTGAAGCTGCAAACTAAAAAACATGAACTTTTGTTTTTAGCCTCCGGTCTTTGCGGCGTTACCCTATATTTTCTCTTTGAAAATATAGCTCTTACTATAACACTCGCCTCCAATGTAGGTGTCATTGTTTCAATTGCTCCCATTTTTACAGCTGTATTTGCGCACTTCTTCTTAGAGGGTGAACGGTTAAAGTCATCTTTCTTCGTGGGCTTCTTAACTGCCATACTGGGTATTTTCTTAATTAGTTACAATGGCAGCTCCGTATTAAAGCTTAATCCGATTGGAGACATTCTGGCTGTACTTGCAGCAATTGTATGGGGTGGTTACTCTGTATTTTCTAAAAAAATCAGTAATCTCGGCTATCCGACTATAGAAGCTACCAGAAGAATATTCTTTTATGGAATTTTAAGCATGCTTCCGGCCTTCTTATTCCTCCCTGTCTCCAATGAAATAGACCGATTTGCCAACCCTATACACCTACTAAACCTGCTCTACCTCGGTTTTGGTGCCTCCGCTTTATGCTTCGTTACATGGAATCTGGCCGCTAAGCTGTTAGGTGCTGTAAAGGCAAGTGTATACATATATATTATACCTGTAGTAACGGTAATCACATCCGTTATTATTTTAAAGGAAAAAATCACACTGATGGCTGGTGTCGGTACGTTGCTTACAATCCTTGGATTATTTCTGTCAGAGAAAAAGGGCCGGAGTCTAAAAACATCAGATTAA
- a CDS encoding lactate utilization protein, with protein sequence MDEKIQETLQNLTKNNMGGYFVQNQTMLLDLLTKLIPKGSTIGCGDSITLEETGVFDFLRQGSYNFLDKHAPNLTREEKRSIYLNNFTADTFITGTNAVTLDGKLFNIDGNGSRVAPMLYGPNQVIVVVGINKLTTDVDAALKRTRQIAAPLDAKRLGKATPCTALNRCIDCRHQQRICNDFVLINGQFIKNRIKVIIVNETLGY encoded by the coding sequence ATGGATGAAAAAATACAAGAGACACTGCAAAATCTTACCAAAAATAATATGGGGGGATATTTTGTACAGAATCAAACCATGCTTTTAGACTTGCTTACCAAACTGATTCCAAAAGGTTCAACCATTGGGTGTGGAGATTCCATTACCTTGGAAGAAACAGGTGTGTTTGATTTTCTAAGACAGGGCAGCTATAACTTTCTGGATAAACACGCTCCCAACCTTACCCGTGAAGAAAAACGGAGCATTTATCTTAATAACTTTACTGCCGATACGTTTATAACCGGTACTAATGCTGTAACACTAGATGGAAAACTCTTTAACATTGACGGAAACGGCAGCCGGGTGGCACCCATGCTTTACGGTCCGAATCAAGTCATTGTTGTTGTAGGCATAAATAAACTAACAACAGACGTGGATGCGGCACTCAAAAGAACCAGGCAGATAGCTGCCCCACTAGACGCCAAACGTCTTGGCAAAGCGACACCCTGTACAGCCCTAAATCGTTGTATTGACTGCCGCCATCAGCAGCGAATCTGCAATGATTTTGTCTTAATAAACGGACAGTTTATAAAAAACCGGATTAAAGTTATTATTGTAAATGAAACTCTTGGTTATTAA
- a CDS encoding beta-galactosidase, translating into MENLFFGVDYYPEHWPRERWETDAALMEEMGLSVVRLAEFSWAKMEPNLGEFHFEWLQEAIEILGKHGIKTVLGTPTAAPPAWIMEETPEIYPVDSNGIRRGFGGRHHDCQSNKTYRSHIKRFVTAMATTFKDNPYVIGWQIDNELGNSHHDLCMCDSCKSAFQDWLKEKYGSIGVLNKEWGTYFWSQDYASFEQIPAPRRTVTGSNPSAMLDWKRFCSDLIVEFQQYQIDIIRDICKSHFITHNFMGFADKVNYFDLAKNLDFISHDQYPGGFFTTPPHEKNEVLSAALDLMRGTKNQSFWIMEQQSGITGWETMGRTPEPGQLALWAQHTIAHGADTIVFFRFRTCTVGTEQYWHGILPHSGKPGRRFRELKDMIAKLKPIMPELKGTMPKAETGIVYSYDQNYAFQIQPHHPELNYVEQVVKYYKGFYERNIPVDFVSDKEEFHKYKLLVAPLQYLMNPELEKKYDEYVAQGGHLVLTMRTGVKNDNNVCMSEMELPGRLGTIAGIEINDYDCLVGCNTEVLWIKSNKLEPMKAEKWCDIIELKGASVLAEYSSQFYKGSPAITEYSYGKGKVYYVGHEPDHRLMQIFNEYITGNAGINLLPTTPDGVEITLRSAEAIDYVFVMNHNNFSVKVNLPKEWEAVFTGQNSELKPFQVDIYKAKITV; encoded by the coding sequence ATGGAAAATTTATTTTTTGGAGTGGATTATTATCCGGAGCATTGGCCCAGAGAGAGATGGGAGACAGATGCGGCATTAATGGAGGAGATGGGGCTTTCTGTTGTAAGGCTTGCTGAATTTTCCTGGGCTAAGATGGAGCCTAACTTGGGAGAATTTCATTTTGAATGGTTACAAGAGGCAATTGAAATACTTGGAAAGCATGGGATTAAGACGGTACTTGGTACTCCCACTGCAGCACCGCCGGCCTGGATCATGGAGGAAACACCGGAAATCTATCCGGTAGACTCAAATGGTATCAGAAGAGGTTTTGGAGGCAGACACCATGACTGTCAGTCTAATAAAACCTACCGTAGTCATATAAAACGTTTTGTTACGGCTATGGCAACCACCTTTAAAGACAATCCCTATGTAATTGGCTGGCAGATTGATAATGAATTAGGAAACAGTCATCATGATTTATGTATGTGTGATTCTTGCAAGTCAGCCTTTCAGGACTGGCTGAAAGAAAAGTATGGTTCTATAGGAGTATTGAACAAAGAGTGGGGTACTTACTTTTGGAGCCAGGATTACGCTTCCTTTGAACAGATACCGGCACCTAGAAGAACGGTTACCGGAAGCAATCCTTCTGCTATGCTTGACTGGAAGCGTTTTTGCTCCGATTTAATTGTGGAGTTTCAGCAGTATCAGATTGATATTATTCGGGATATTTGTAAGAGTCATTTTATAACCCATAATTTCATGGGGTTCGCAGATAAAGTTAATTATTTTGACTTAGCAAAAAACCTTGACTTTATCAGTCATGACCAATATCCTGGAGGTTTTTTTACTACACCCCCACATGAAAAGAATGAAGTGCTGTCTGCTGCACTTGACTTAATGAGAGGCACTAAGAATCAAAGCTTCTGGATCATGGAGCAGCAGTCCGGTATAACAGGATGGGAGACAATGGGAAGGACTCCGGAGCCGGGTCAACTTGCCTTGTGGGCGCAGCATACGATTGCTCATGGAGCAGATACAATCGTGTTTTTCCGGTTTAGGACCTGTACGGTGGGTACGGAGCAGTACTGGCATGGAATTCTGCCCCATAGTGGTAAACCAGGTAGAAGATTTCGTGAGCTTAAAGATATGATTGCAAAGCTTAAACCCATTATGCCAGAGTTGAAAGGTACCATGCCAAAGGCAGAGACAGGGATTGTATATTCTTATGATCAGAATTATGCTTTTCAAATACAACCTCATCATCCCGAATTAAACTATGTAGAACAAGTGGTCAAATATTATAAGGGATTTTATGAGAGAAACATTCCGGTGGATTTTGTCAGTGATAAAGAGGAATTCCATAAATATAAGTTGCTGGTTGCACCTCTTCAATATCTTATGAATCCGGAGCTGGAAAAAAAATATGATGAATATGTGGCACAGGGAGGACATTTGGTACTGACCATGCGTACCGGAGTAAAGAATGATAATAATGTATGTATGAGTGAGATGGAGCTGCCGGGCAGACTTGGTACGATTGCCGGTATTGAGATTAATGATTATGATTGTCTGGTAGGCTGCAATACAGAAGTTCTCTGGATTAAATCTAATAAACTAGAACCAATGAAAGCGGAAAAATGGTGTGATATTATTGAGCTAAAGGGCGCAAGTGTTTTGGCGGAATATTCCAGTCAATTCTATAAGGGTTCACCAGCCATTACGGAATATAGTTATGGTAAAGGAAAGGTTTATTATGTGGGTCATGAACCTGACCATAGATTAATGCAGATATTTAATGAATACATTACCGGGAATGCAGGCATTAATTTGCTTCCCACAACTCCTGACGGTGTAGAGATAACTCTTCGTTCAGCTGAGGCTATAGATTATGTTTTTGTTATGAATCACAATAATTTTTCAGTTAAAGTAAACCTGCCAAAGGAATGGGAAGCTGTTTTTACAGGTCAGAACAGTGAATTAAAGCCATTTCAAGTGGATATTTATAAAGCAAAAATTACGGTGTGA
- a CDS encoding NADPH-dependent FMN reductase family protein codes for MKIALINGSPKIKDSNSGILLEEVKQVIGDRAEITYVPCNKSQLTKETIEELFTYDSFVIAFPLYVDGIPSHLLRVLQQLEEAITINSYKPVRIYGIANAGFYDAKQNRLALRILRNWSDKAGCVWGQGLGFGAGGMLGYLKKVPAGSGPKKNLGSVLQEFTTNILEQRQGENLYTTPNFSRFLYKLAAEHGWRQQVKSNGLKVRDLHSKR; via the coding sequence ATGAAAATAGCTCTGATTAATGGAAGTCCCAAGATAAAGGACAGTAATTCTGGTATATTACTGGAGGAAGTGAAGCAAGTTATTGGTGATAGGGCAGAAATCACTTACGTTCCCTGTAATAAAAGCCAGCTTACGAAAGAAACCATTGAGGAATTGTTTACTTACGATAGCTTTGTAATAGCGTTCCCTTTGTATGTGGATGGTATACCTTCTCATTTGCTGAGAGTATTACAACAATTAGAAGAAGCAATTACTATAAACTCTTATAAACCTGTCAGGATTTACGGAATTGCTAACGCAGGCTTCTATGATGCAAAGCAAAACAGGCTGGCACTAAGGATTCTAAGAAATTGGAGTGATAAGGCAGGTTGTGTCTGGGGGCAGGGTCTTGGCTTCGGAGCAGGCGGTATGCTTGGCTATTTGAAAAAAGTACCTGCCGGCTCCGGTCCTAAGAAAAATCTGGGTTCTGTACTACAAGAATTTACTACAAATATACTGGAACAAAGGCAGGGTGAAAATCTGTATACTACACCTAATTTTTCAAGATTTCTTTATAAACTGGCAGCAGAGCATGGCTGGCGGCAGCAGGTTAAATCAAACGGTCTAAAAGTTAGGGATTTGCATAGTAAACGATAG
- the serS gene encoding serine--tRNA ligase, protein MLDLKFLRENPEIVKQNIKNKFQDSKLGLVDEVISLDLESRNAKQEADTLRSDKNKISKQIGGLMAQGKKEEAEELKKKVTADSERLTVLEARENELEEKIKNIMMVIPNIIDPTVPIGKDDSENVEVQRYGDPIVPDFEIPYHTDIMEKFNGIDLDSARKVAGNGFYYLMGDVARLHSAIITYARDYMIERGFTYCIPPFMIRSNVVTGVMSFAEMDAMMYKIEGEDLYLIGTSEHSMIGKFIDTILPDTTLPQTLTSYSPCFRKEKGAHGLEERGVYRIHQFEKQEMIVVCKPEESPKWFNVLWQNTVDLFRSLDIPVRTLECCSGDLADLKVKSIDVEAWSPRQKKYFEVGSCSNLGDAQARRLKIRVVGEDGKYFAHTLNNTVAAPPRMLIAFLENNLNADGTVNIPVALQPYMGGKTLIK, encoded by the coding sequence ATGTTAGATTTAAAATTTTTAAGAGAAAATCCTGAAATCGTTAAACAAAATATAAAAAACAAGTTTCAGGATAGCAAATTAGGACTTGTAGACGAAGTTATATCTCTTGACTTAGAGAGCCGTAATGCAAAACAGGAAGCCGATACTTTAAGATCCGATAAAAATAAAATCTCAAAACAAATCGGTGGTTTAATGGCACAAGGGAAGAAGGAAGAAGCAGAGGAATTAAAGAAAAAAGTAACTGCTGATTCAGAACGTCTTACAGTCCTAGAAGCAAGAGAAAACGAACTAGAAGAAAAAATTAAAAATATTATGATGGTAATCCCTAATATCATTGACCCAACCGTTCCTATCGGTAAGGATGACAGTGAAAATGTGGAGGTACAACGCTACGGCGACCCTATTGTTCCTGATTTTGAGATTCCTTATCATACAGATATTATGGAAAAATTCAACGGTATTGATTTAGACAGTGCCAGAAAAGTAGCCGGCAACGGTTTCTACTACCTGATGGGTGATGTTGCAAGACTACATTCCGCTATCATTACCTATGCCAGAGATTATATGATTGAACGAGGCTTTACTTACTGTATTCCTCCTTTTATGATTCGCAGCAATGTAGTAACCGGTGTTATGAGTTTCGCTGAAATGGATGCTATGATGTATAAAATTGAAGGAGAAGATTTATACCTGATTGGTACCAGTGAGCATTCTATGATAGGTAAATTTATAGATACAATCCTGCCAGACACTACTCTTCCTCAGACTTTAACCAGTTATTCTCCCTGCTTCCGTAAGGAAAAAGGCGCACACGGACTGGAAGAACGCGGTGTTTATCGTATTCACCAATTTGAAAAACAGGAAATGATAGTGGTATGTAAACCGGAGGAAAGTCCTAAATGGTTTAATGTTTTGTGGCAGAATACCGTAGATTTATTCCGTTCTTTAGATATCCCTGTAAGAACTTTAGAATGTTGTTCCGGTGACCTTGCGGATTTAAAGGTAAAATCCATTGATGTTGAAGCTTGGTCTCCAAGGCAAAAGAAATATTTTGAAGTGGGCAGCTGCTCTAATTTAGGGGATGCACAGGCTAGACGTTTAAAAATCCGTGTTGTAGGAGAAGACGGCAAATATTTTGCACATACCTTAAATAATACGGTTGCTGCTCCCCCAAGAATGTTAATTGCATTCCTGGAAAATAACTTAAATGCGGATGGTACTGTAAATATCCCTGTTGCCCTTCAGCCTTATATGGGTGGTAAAACCCTTATAAAATAA
- a CDS encoding GNAT family N-acetyltransferase produces MGICMKIDNIELREGEICLRLMEEKDKEAYYDAAFLNGDEEAMYFTGTKERFERDTVYAFIQKIIPDESRYDFIINNSHNEIIGEAVIHEIEEEERSAGFRICLFRSVDFSKGYGSIAIRLILKFAFETLKLHRVELEVFDYNHRGQRAYEKAGFVVEGTKRDGLYLNGTFHDIIMMAILEEEYFKKYGSVS; encoded by the coding sequence ATGGGTATTTGTATGAAGATAGATAATATAGAATTACGTGAAGGTGAAATATGTTTACGATTAATGGAAGAGAAGGATAAGGAAGCGTATTATGATGCCGCATTTTTAAATGGAGATGAAGAGGCAATGTATTTTACAGGTACAAAAGAGCGCTTTGAGAGAGATACCGTTTATGCATTTATCCAAAAAATCATACCTGATGAAAGCAGGTACGATTTTATTATCAACAATTCCCATAATGAGATAATTGGAGAAGCAGTTATTCATGAGATAGAGGAAGAGGAACGCTCCGCTGGTTTTAGAATCTGCCTTTTTCGTAGTGTTGATTTTAGTAAGGGTTACGGCTCTATTGCCATACGTCTCATTCTTAAGTTTGCTTTTGAAACCTTAAAGCTGCATCGTGTAGAATTAGAGGTATTTGATTATAACCACCGAGGACAGCGTGCTTATGAAAAAGCCGGTTTTGTAGTAGAGGGGACAAAGAGAGATGGGCTTTATTTAAACGGAACCTTTCACGATATTATTATGATGGCAATTTTGGAGGAAGAATACTTTAAAAAATACGGCAGTGTTAGTTAA